AAATTATCGGCTGAAGAATTAGTAAGCGAACTGGATTTTCTTTTCAAAAAGTTTGATGAGATTATTTCTAAATACAACATAGAAAAAATAAAAACTATCGGAGATGCTTATATGTGTGCCAGCGGGCTTCCCACACCAAACGCCAATCATGCAGAAAATATTGTAAAAGCAGCAATTGAAATTCAGCAATGGATGAAAGAACGAAATAATCAATGGCAGCTTAGAATCGGAATTCATACAGGTCCCGTCACCGCTGGAGTTGTTGGCGATAAAAAATTCGCTTACGACATTTGGGGAGATACGGTAAATACTGCCTCAAGAATGGAAAGTAGCGGAGAAGCAGGGAAGATAAATATCTCAGGAGTCACTTATACGCAACTAAACTTCCTCTCCTTTTGGGAGAGGACTGGGGTGAGGGCAGACTTTCGCGGAAAAATTCCGGCAA
The sequence above is a segment of the Bacteroidota bacterium genome. Coding sequences within it:
- a CDS encoding adenylate/guanylate cyclase domain-containing protein codes for the protein KLSAEELVSELDFLFKKFDEIISKYNIEKIKTIGDAYMCASGLPTPNANHAENIVKAAIEIQQWMKERNNQWQLRIGIHTGPVTAGVVGDKKFAYDIWGDTVNTASRMESSGEAGKINISGVTYTQLNFLSFWERTGVRADFRGKIPAKNKGEIEMYFVEKTS